CGTTTATAAGTTCAATTTTATATTCATTGTCTGAAAAGATTTTTTTTGCTTCTTCTTTTGAAAAGACCTGCCTTTTAAAAGGTTTTTTGTCCTTTATAATTTTTTTCATTTCCTGTTCAATTTTTTCAAGATCGGTTTCTGAAACAGGGGGCATATCTATATCATAGTAAAATCCATCTTTTATAACAGGACCAATTGTAAGTTTTGCCTCAGGATAAAGAATTAAAACAGCTTCTGCAAGAACATGGGCCGCGCTATGTCTCATTATCTCAAGGGCTTCTTTATCTTTTGAGGTGATAAGTTTTATTTTTGTGTTTTTTTCAATGGGGAGATTAATATCTTTAATCCCTTCATCAGTAATGCATGCAATGGAATTTGCAGCAAGACCTTCTGAAATTTCACGAGCAACATCATATCCTGTGGGTGGATTTTTGTGAGTTTGGACGCTTTTGTCTGGAAGTTCTATTTCTATCATGAGAACCTGTCTCCGGTTTTTTGTTGTTTTTCTTAATTCAAAAATGTAAAAAATAAAAGCCCTGGTTTGGGGCAATTAAAAAAACTATCAGAAAAAGAGGTATTAGGCAATCAGGAATGACAATAATCGTAGAGGATGATAAAGAGCTTGAAGACTTATGCACTCACCTGAAGTCTTGTGAAAAAGTCGGGGTTGATTTAGAGGGGGACGGAATGTACCACTTTAAGGAGAAAGTTTGTCTTCTCCAGATAAGTGACGGGGTTTCAGACTGGATAGTTGACCCTCTCAAGGCAGAAAAAATTGAAAAACTATCACCATTTTTTTTTGACCCTAAGATTTTGAAAATATTTCATGGTGCTGATTATGATATAAAGTCTTTATATAGAGATTATGGGATAGTTGTTAATAACTTGTTTGACACAGAAATTGCCGCAAGATTTGCTGGCTTGAGGCTTTCAGGTCTTGACCATTTGATGTTTGATTTTTTTGGAGTTAAAACAGAAAAAAAATATCAGAAAAAAAACTGGTCAATCAGACCCCTTCCTTTGGATATGCTTGATTATGCAGCCATGGATTCAAAATATCTTATTGAGATTTATAAAATTCTTAAAGAAAAACTTGAAAAGCTTCAAAGGCTTGACTGGGTTTATGAAGAGTCTTCAAATATTTCTGAATCAAGATTTGTAAAAAAAACTGAAACTCCTTATTTTACTTCATTTAAGGGGGCAGGAAAGCTTGATAAAAGAAGTCTTGCAGTGCTTGAAAATCTTTTGAAGTTTAGATATTCAATAGCAAAGAAAAAAGACAAGCCCCTTTATAAAATTATTCCCAATAAAACAATTATAAAGGTTGCAGAAAAAAAAGCTGAAAAGGAAAATGAACTTAAATTAATTATGAGCCCGGGTCATTATAAAAGATTTGGTCTAAGAATTTCAAAAATTGTGCAAAACGCAATGGAAATACCAAATTCAAGGCTTCCCTCTTATCCAAAGAAAAAAAAGCCCAAATATTTTAATTATCCTGCTTCACAAAGATCTCAATGTTTAAGAAAGTGGAGGGCTGATAAATCTAAAAGCCTTAGTCTTGAGCCGGGTATAATTTTAAACAATAATCTTTTATGTGAAATTTCAGAAAAAAATCCTAAAACTTTTGAAGATCTTTTAGAAATTTCCCTTAAAAGATGGCAGGTAAGGGAATTTGGGGATGAAATTCTTGAGCTTATCAAGGGTTGCTCTTCAGAAAATCCTGAAAACCTAAGTTTATACTAAAGCTTGAAAAACTTTAATTTTAAACTTGGGGCAAATCTAAAGCAAGCAGGTATTGTTTTTGTGAGTTTTAAAATTGTTTTGGTCAAGTTTTATCTGTTTCTTGAAAATAAGTTGGAAAAAGGATATAGAACTTTGAACTAAGTTTAAATAACTTAATAAAACCAAGGAGATAAAATGAGTTTATATATAGCGGATCATCCTTTAATTAAACATAAGCTTGGTATTTTAAGAACCCATGATCTTGATACAAAAAACTTTCGAATGCTTTCTTCTGAAATTTCAAGACTTTTAACCTATGAAGCTACAAAAGATCTTGAGACTGAAAAAATTAGAATTCAGGGATGGGCAGGAGAAATTGAGGTGGAGCAGATAAAAGGAAAAAAAGTTACTGTTGTTCCAATTTTAAGAGCAGGTATTGGAATGATGGACGGTGTCCTTGATATGATTCCTTCAGCTAAAGTCGGGGTTGTAGGGCTTTACAGAGATGAAGAAACTTTGAAGCCTGTGCATTATTATGTAAAATTTCCTTCCAGCATGGAAGAAAGAATCGCTCTTATAATAGATCCCATGCTTGCAACAGGAGGTTCTTTTTGTGCAACAGT
This sequence is a window from Desulforegulaceae bacterium. Protein-coding genes within it:
- a CDS encoding HRDC domain-containing protein — encoded protein: MTIIVEDDKELEDLCTHLKSCEKVGVDLEGDGMYHFKEKVCLLQISDGVSDWIVDPLKAEKIEKLSPFFFDPKILKIFHGADYDIKSLYRDYGIVVNNLFDTEIAARFAGLRLSGLDHLMFDFFGVKTEKKYQKKNWSIRPLPLDMLDYAAMDSKYLIEIYKILKEKLEKLQRLDWVYEESSNISESRFVKKTETPYFTSFKGAGKLDKRSLAVLENLLKFRYSIAKKKDKPLYKIIPNKTIIKVAEKKAEKENELKLIMSPGHYKRFGLRISKIVQNAMEIPNSRLPSYPKKKKPKYFNYPASQRSQCLRKWRADKSKSLSLEPGIILNNNLLCEISEKNPKTFEDLLEISLKRWQVREFGDEILELIKGCSSENPENLSLY
- the upp gene encoding uracil phosphoribosyltransferase, producing MSLYIADHPLIKHKLGILRTHDLDTKNFRMLSSEISRLLTYEATKDLETEKIRIQGWAGEIEVEQIKGKKVTVVPILRAGIGMMDGVLDMIPSAKVGVVGLYRDEETLKPVHYYVKFPSSMEERIALIIDPMLATGGSFCATVDLLKKEGCKIIKGLFLVAAPEGVKKVQQLHPDVSIYTAAVDEKLNEKGYIIPGLGDAGDKIFGTK